In a genomic window of Carettochelys insculpta isolate YL-2023 chromosome 19, ASM3395843v1, whole genome shotgun sequence:
- the LOC142023125 gene encoding C-C motif chemokine 3-like, which produces MKVCAAAFAVLVLAALCSQVHSQLDGVNTPTSCCFSYVPKAIPRNLVVKYRHTSSKCSLPAVIFTTKKGREICSNPNAVWVQEHIKHVKQN; this is translated from the exons ATGAAGGTCTGTGCGGCTGCCTTTGCTGTTCTCGTCCTCGCTGCCCTGTGCTCCCAGGTCCACTCTCAGCTTG ATGGTGTCAATACCCCAACTTCCTGCTGCTTCAGCTACGTCCCCAAGGCAATCCCACGGAACCTGGTGGTGAAGTATCGGCACACCAGTAGCAAGTGCTCCCTGCCGGCTGTGAT CTTCACCACGAAAAAAGGCCGAGAAATCTGCTCTAATCCCAATGCAGTATGGGTCCAGGAGCACATCAAGCATGTGAAACAAAACTGA
- the LOC142023319 gene encoding E3 ubiquitin-protein ligase PHF7-like yields the protein MAAQELIGTLLAVCSAPEMKPRNPKLKEEECGLCHRPDADPDTYGRKCQRGKLCVHENCLYHADGLSQRGKDEEGFYGFLYPDIRLALKRAVQKTCCVCGCKGASVACRGRKCNRNFHFPCGAEQGCISQFFGEFKSFCWKHRPVQRVRRRQQLAETICVVCLEAMRGKPSASALVCPACKHAWFHRSCIQGHALHAALYHFRCPRCRDMGKFQKEMFRMGIKIPDRDAAWEEDGAFRDQYHRHSRCDAGRCLHAGGREQSAEVGPWQLLLCSSCGSQGTHRRCSLLGSASGRWECEDCAGATSAGAAQSQYCCRSSQHLPGLPGS from the exons ATGGCTGCCCAGGAGCTGATTGGAACCCTCCTTGCTGTTTGCAGCGCTCCTGAAATGAAGCCCCGGAACCCGAAGctgaaagaggagg AGTGCGGGCTCTGCCACCGGCCAGACGCCGACCCCGACACCTACGGGCGGAAATGCCAGCGGGGCAAACTGTGCGTGCATGAGAACTGCCTG TACCACGCCGACGGGCTGAGCCAGCGGGGGAAGGACGAGGAGGGATTTTACGGGTTCCTGTATCCGGACATCAGGCTGGCGTTAAAGCGGGCGGTTCAGAAg acctgctgtgtgtgtggctgcaagggGGCGTCCGTCGCCTGCCGGGGAAGGAAATGCAACAGGAACTTCCACTTCCCCTGCGGTGCTGAGCAAGGCTGCATCTCGCAGTTCTTTGGGGAGTTTAA ATCCTTCTGCTGGAAGCACCGGCCGGTGCAGCGAGTGAGGCGGCGGCAGCAGCTGGCGGAAACCATCTGCGTCGTCTGCCTGGAGGCCATGCGGGGCAAGCCCTCCGCCAGCGCCCTGGTGTGCCCTGCCTGCAAGCATGCCTGGTTCCACCGCAGCTGCATTCAG GGACACGCTCTGCACGCCGCCTTGTACCACTTCCGCTGCCCCCGGTGCCGGGACATGGGCAAGTTCCAGAAAGAGATGTTCCGAATGGGCATCAAAATCCCGGACAG GGACGCTGCCTGGGAGGAAGACGGTGCGTTCAGAGACCAGTATCACAGGCACAGCCGCTGTGACGCCGGCCGCTGCCTGCACGCAGGTGGCAGAGAGCAATCCGCAGAGGTCGG cccatggcagctgctgctgtgcagctcgtGCGGCTCCCAGGGGACCCACCGCCGCTGCTCTTTGCTGGGGAGCGCCTCGGGCCGGTGGGAGTGTGAGGACTGCGCGGGAGCAACCAGCGCGGGGGCGG cgcagAGTCAGTACTGCTGCCGGTCCAGCCAgcacctgccagggctccccggaagctga